Proteins encoded together in one Erinaceus europaeus chromosome 11, mEriEur2.1, whole genome shotgun sequence window:
- the LOC132541488 gene encoding taste receptor type 1 member 2-like, which yields WGRAAGGRQARGGCPPADGPPRPLADEYECQACPPLMWSDSNDTTCFERRPVFLEWREVPTVILTLLAALGTLGTLGTLLLFWRNFGTPVVRSAGGPLCFLMLGALLAAYAAVPLYVGPPTVARCLWRQALFAACSTVCISCVAVRSFQIACIFRMARRLPRAYTSWLRCRGPYLSVAAVTALKLAFVAGAELTHAATLTTLDGLGDPRVVVLSCSPDYRKGLLLNTGLDLLLAVLGFGFAYAGKELPTSYNEAKFITFCLAFYFSSSVCLCTVMSVYEGVLVTTLDLLVAVLNLLCISLGYFGPKCSVILFYPERNTQAYFHSMIQGYTLGTGTG from the coding sequence TGGGGCCGGGCCGCAGGGGGCAGGCAGGCGCGGGGAGGGTGCCCGCCGGCTGACGGGCCGCCGCGGCCTCTTGCAGACGAGTACGAGTGCCAGGCCTGCCCGCCGCTCATGTGGTCGGACTCCAACGACACTACCTGCTTCGAGCGGCGGccggtcttcctggagtggcgGGAGGTGCCCACCGTCATCCTGACCCTCCTGGCCGCCCTGGGCACCCTGGGCACCCTGGGCACCCTGCTGCTCTTCTGGCGCAACTTCGGGACGCCCGTGGTGCGCTCGGCGGGCGGCCCCCTGTGCTTCCTGATGCTGGGCGCGCTGCTGGCGGCCTACGCCGCGGTGCCCCTGTACGTGGGGCCGCCCACCGTCGCCCGCTGCCTCTGGCGCCAGGCCCTGTTCGCCGCCTGCTCCACCGTGTGCATCTCCTGCGTGGCCGTGCGCTCCTTCCAGATCGCCTGCATCTTCAGGATGGCCCGCCGCCTCCCGCGGGCCTACACCTCCTGGCTGCGCTGCCGCGGGCCCTACCTCTCCGTGGCGGCCGTCACGGCGCTCAAGTTGGCCTTCGTGGCCGGCGCCGAGCTGACCCACGCCGCCACGCTGACCACCCTGGACGGCCTCGGCGACCCCCGGGTGGTGGTCCTGTCCTGCAGCCCCGACTACCGCAAGGGGCTGCTTCTCAACACCGGCCTGGACCTGCTGCTGGCCGTGCTGGGCTTCGGCTTCGCCTACGCGGGCAAGGAGCTGCCCACCAGCTACAACGAGGCCAAGTTCATCACCTTCTGCCTGGCCTTCTACTTCAGCTCCTCTGTCTGCCTGTGCACCGTCATGTCTGTCTACGAGGGCGTGCTGGTCACCACCCTGGACCTCCTGGTGGccgtgctcaacctgctgtgcatCAGCCTGGGCTACTTTGGCCCCAAGTGCTCCGTGATCCTGTTCTACCCCGAGCGCAACACGCAGGCCTACTTCCACAGCATGATCCAGGGCTACACCCTGGGGACGGGGACGGGCTAG